In a single window of the Flavivirga spongiicola genome:
- the thiL gene encoding thiamine-phosphate kinase → MIEDKNQQRTQLSDLGEFGLIDHLTKNFKISHKSTVKSIGDDAAVLDFKNKKIVVTTDLLVEGVHFDLSYMPLKHLGYKAAIVNLSDVYAMNAKATQITVSIAVSNRFPLEALEDLYAGIETAAKIYNIDVVGGDTTSSTTGLLISVTAIGEIESNNEVYRDGAKSNDLLVVTGDLGAAYMGLQVLEREKEVYKVNPNSQPDLEGYSYIIERQLKPEARKDIIKLLKDLEVKPSSMIDISDGLSSEIMHLCKQSKVGCDLYEEKIPLDPQVISTCEEFNIDSTTVALNGGEDYELLFTISQDDYSKIKANPNFTVIGYMKEEQAGIHLVTRADTKIPIKAQGWKNFNA, encoded by the coding sequence ATGATAGAAGACAAAAATCAACAGAGAACTCAATTAAGTGATTTAGGGGAGTTTGGACTTATAGATCACCTAACCAAGAATTTTAAAATAAGCCATAAATCGACAGTAAAAAGTATTGGAGATGATGCTGCTGTTTTAGATTTTAAAAATAAAAAAATTGTTGTTACAACCGATTTGCTTGTAGAAGGTGTTCATTTCGATTTAAGTTATATGCCTTTAAAGCACTTAGGCTATAAGGCGGCTATTGTTAATTTATCTGATGTGTATGCTATGAATGCTAAGGCCACACAAATTACGGTTTCTATAGCTGTGTCTAATAGATTTCCATTAGAGGCTCTTGAAGATTTATATGCAGGAATAGAAACTGCTGCAAAGATTTATAATATTGATGTTGTTGGAGGAGATACAACGTCTTCTACAACAGGGTTGTTAATTTCTGTAACGGCCATTGGGGAAATAGAAAGTAACAATGAAGTGTATAGGGATGGTGCTAAGTCTAATGATTTATTGGTGGTTACTGGAGATTTGGGTGCTGCTTATATGGGGTTGCAAGTGCTTGAACGTGAAAAAGAAGTGTACAAAGTGAATCCTAATAGTCAGCCAGATTTAGAAGGCTATTCTTATATTATAGAACGTCAATTAAAACCTGAAGCACGAAAAGATATTATTAAATTATTGAAAGATTTAGAGGTGAAACCATCTTCAATGATTGATATAAGTGATGGCCTATCTTCAGAAATCATGCATTTATGTAAGCAGAGTAAGGTGGGATGTGATCTATATGAGGAAAAAATTCCGTTAGATCCTCAGGTGATTTCTACATGTGAGGAGTTTAATATTGATAGCACAACAGTTGCCTTAAATGGGGGAGAAGATTACGAACTATTATTTACAATTTCTCAGGATGATTATTCTAAAATAAAAGCGAATCCAAATTTTACCGTAATTGGTTATATGAAAGAAGAGCAAGCAGGTATACATCTAGTAACTAGGGCAGATACTAAAATACCTATTAAAGCACAAGGCTGGAAAAATTTTAATGCTTAA
- a CDS encoding MbnP family protein, giving the protein MRKIFSILVFSVITLLSCGSDNDDNVSQANVTFNFNHNWDTSVVTNTNFNTIQYTNANGEQLSITKLRYLISNITFQKSDGETFVLDGYNLVDVTNNTNLSFTPTTTIPTGSFSKVLFTFGFNNDANYNSNYPDLNATSWSVPAMLGGGYHFMQLEGKFIDNTTTETGYAYHAIRAVDNSGATQVFENTFFEVDLGEVTITNNATFEVNMNIAEWFKNPNTWDLKVLNNMLMPNFNAQVMMFENGQNVFSLNTVNQ; this is encoded by the coding sequence ATGCGAAAAATATTCTCCATACTCGTTTTTAGTGTCATCACATTATTATCCTGCGGCTCAGATAATGATGATAATGTTTCTCAAGCAAATGTTACATTTAATTTTAATCATAATTGGGACACATCTGTAGTTACAAATACCAATTTTAATACCATTCAATATACCAATGCTAATGGTGAGCAATTAAGCATTACAAAACTAAGATACCTCATTTCAAACATAACATTTCAAAAATCAGACGGAGAAACATTCGTCCTTGATGGCTATAATTTAGTTGATGTTACTAATAATACCAACCTATCTTTTACGCCAACAACAACGATTCCAACAGGTTCTTTCAGTAAAGTGCTCTTTACTTTTGGTTTTAATAACGATGCTAATTACAATAGTAATTACCCTGATTTAAATGCTACTTCTTGGAGTGTTCCGGCTATGTTAGGAGGTGGCTATCATTTCATGCAATTAGAAGGCAAATTTATAGACAATACGACTACCGAAACAGGTTACGCTTATCATGCCATAAGAGCAGTAGATAATTCCGGTGCAACACAAGTGTTTGAAAATACTTTTTTTGAAGTTGATTTAGGCGAAGTTACAATCACTAATAATGCAACTTTTGAAGTCAATATGAACATTGCCGAATGGTTTAAAAATCCAAATACCTGGGACTTAAAGGTATTAAACAATATGCTCATGCCAAACTTTAATGCTCAGGTAATGATGTTTGAAAACGGACAAAATGTATTTAGTTTAAACACAGTTAATCAATAG
- a CDS encoding cytochrome-c peroxidase: MLLFFICISCSNESVNKYVPTPSPLQIPQLFQDNILAPVVPINNPQTVEGIALGKKLFFDPILSADNTQACADCHAPEKAFSDADRFSDGIDGFFGNRNAMPLFNLAWNYDEKFFWDGRVFSLEHQAFLPVTDPLEMHNTWKQVEQKLQQHSEYPNLFEQAFGTSTIDSTLVTKAIAQFERILISSNSKFDKHLLNKATLTPQELNGFNVFMDETRGDCFHCHGSDKNPLWTDNIFHNNGLDVTFTDLGLGKVTGDPADNGKFKSPSLRNLAFTAPYMHDGRFTTLEEVINHYSEGLQNSPTIDPLMKKVAQGGVHLSAQDKADLKAFLLSLSDYEFINNSAFSNQ, from the coding sequence ATGCTACTTTTTTTCATTTGCATATCATGTTCAAATGAAAGCGTCAATAAATATGTCCCTACACCAAGTCCATTGCAAATTCCTCAACTTTTTCAAGACAATATACTTGCCCCTGTTGTTCCTATAAACAATCCACAAACTGTTGAAGGTATTGCATTAGGTAAAAAATTATTCTTCGATCCTATATTATCAGCAGATAATACACAGGCCTGCGCAGACTGTCATGCCCCGGAAAAGGCGTTTTCTGATGCAGATCGATTTAGCGATGGGATCGATGGTTTTTTTGGCAACCGCAATGCCATGCCTCTCTTTAACTTAGCTTGGAATTACGATGAGAAATTCTTTTGGGATGGTCGGGTATTTAGTTTAGAGCATCAAGCTTTTCTACCTGTAACAGATCCTTTAGAAATGCATAATACCTGGAAACAAGTAGAACAAAAATTACAACAGCATTCTGAGTATCCCAATTTATTCGAGCAGGCATTTGGAACTTCAACCATAGATTCTACTTTAGTTACCAAAGCCATTGCACAATTTGAACGCATTTTAATTTCTTCTAATTCAAAATTTGACAAACACCTTTTAAACAAGGCAACGTTAACACCTCAAGAACTTAACGGTTTTAATGTTTTTATGGATGAAACAAGGGGTGACTGTTTTCATTGTCATGGCAGTGACAAAAACCCATTATGGACAGATAATATTTTTCACAACAATGGTTTAGATGTTACTTTTACAGACTTAGGATTGGGCAAAGTAACCGGAGACCCGGCTGATAATGGAAAATTTAAATCGCCTTCTTTAAGAAATCTGGCATTCACCGCGCCTTATATGCATGATGGTAGATTTACAACACTCGAAGAGGTTATTAATCATTACAGTGAAGGTTTACAAAACTCTCCAACCATTGATCCTTTAATGAAAAAAGTAGCGCAAGGCGGGGTGCACCTTTCAGCTCAGGATAAAGCAGATTTGAAAGCTTTCTTACTATCATTATCTGATTATGAATTTATAAATAATTCTGCTTTTTCAAATCAGTAA
- a CDS encoding choice-of-anchor B family protein, with protein MNYLKKSICSIQLFVFGSLLFLSTQSCDRNNNEPILRNDTDTSGIPCENGFADIYPCNDYDLMAQIPLSIFGATEGNDSWGWTDFTTDKEYALMATDANVSFVDITDTNNPIYLGNIPTATISSPWRDVKVYKNHAFIVADNAGNHGMQVFDLTRLRNVANPPETFTPDAHFTGFGSAHNVVINDVSGYAYIVGTNRSGTFAGGPLFINIQNPTSPISEGGFGAGGYSHDAQVITYNGPDTDYTGREILIGSNENEVVIADVTDKSNPIKISDISYSNVGYTHQGWFTEDLNYFILGDELDERDIGTNTRTIVFDFSDLDNPAYHMDYLGASTAIDHNGYVKGDTFYQASYRAGIRMIDISQIASSTMTEIGYFDTHPENDDTGFNGAWNVYPYLPSGNIIVSDIERGLFVIKKSGS; from the coding sequence ATGAACTACTTAAAAAAGAGTATTTGTTCTATTCAGTTATTTGTTTTTGGTTCTCTATTATTTTTATCTACACAATCTTGTGATAGAAATAACAATGAACCCATTCTTAGAAATGACACAGATACATCTGGAATTCCTTGTGAAAATGGTTTTGCAGATATTTATCCCTGTAATGATTATGACTTAATGGCACAAATACCACTGAGTATTTTTGGAGCTACTGAAGGAAATGATTCCTGGGGATGGACAGACTTTACTACTGATAAGGAATATGCATTAATGGCAACAGATGCTAATGTGTCTTTCGTTGATATTACCGATACGAATAACCCCATATATTTGGGAAATATTCCCACCGCAACAATTAGTAGCCCCTGGAGAGATGTGAAAGTTTATAAAAATCACGCCTTTATTGTGGCAGATAATGCCGGAAATCATGGTATGCAAGTATTCGATTTGACACGTTTGAGAAATGTCGCTAATCCACCTGAAACATTTACTCCCGACGCTCATTTTACTGGGTTTGGAAGTGCACATAATGTGGTAATAAATGACGTTAGTGGGTATGCATACATAGTTGGCACTAACAGAAGTGGAACATTTGCTGGAGGCCCATTATTTATAAATATTCAAAATCCAACATCGCCAATTTCTGAAGGTGGTTTTGGAGCAGGAGGTTATTCTCATGATGCTCAAGTTATAACTTATAATGGTCCAGACACAGATTATACAGGTCGTGAAATATTAATTGGAAGTAATGAAAATGAAGTTGTTATTGCCGATGTAACCGATAAATCCAATCCAATAAAGATTTCAGATATAAGTTACTCCAACGTTGGGTACACACACCAAGGCTGGTTTACAGAAGATTTAAATTATTTTATCTTAGGTGATGAATTAGATGAAAGAGATATTGGCACCAATACACGTACAATCGTTTTTGATTTCTCCGATCTAGACAACCCAGCTTACCACATGGACTACCTAGGAGCCTCTACTGCCATTGATCATAACGGATACGTAAAGGGTGATACATTCTATCAAGCTAGCTATAGGGCTGGGATACGAATGATCGATATTTCACAAATTGCAAGTAGTACTATGACTGAAATAGGGTACTTTGATACGCATCCAGAAAATGATGACACCGGCTTTAATGGTGCATGGAATGTCTATCCATACTTACCAAGTGGCAATATTATAGTGAGTGATATTGAAAGAGGTTTGTTTGTCATTAAAAAAAGTGGCTCTTAA